A genome region from Calditerricola satsumensis includes the following:
- the mqnC gene encoding cyclic dehypoxanthinyl futalosine synthase gives MSAIDRILARALAGERLGLEDGLALFESDEVEKIGHAADQIMKRWHPEPITTFVIGRNINYTNVCDTYCRFCAFYRPPGHPEGYVLPNEVIFQKIQETVDVGGTEILMQGGTHPDLPFGYYLNLLREIKRRFPQIHIHSFSPAEIWKMVEVSGLSLEEVIRQLKEAGLDSIPGGGAEILDDRTRLRISRKKGSWTKWMEVMQTAHRLGLHTTATMVIGFGETLEERVLHLLRIRQAQDETRGFLAFIVWTFQPENTRLPREKLPPEEYLKAVAISRLMLDNIPNFQSSWVTMGPEIGKLSLSYGCNDFGSTMIEENVVSAAACTHKVNTNLILRLIREAGKIPAQRNTRYEILRVFREGETVERDFVMQN, from the coding sequence ATGTCGGCCATCGACCGCATCCTGGCGCGGGCCCTTGCCGGGGAGCGCCTCGGACTGGAGGACGGCCTTGCGCTGTTTGAGAGCGACGAGGTGGAAAAGATCGGCCATGCCGCCGACCAAATCATGAAGCGGTGGCATCCGGAGCCGATCACCACCTTCGTCATCGGGCGAAACATCAACTACACCAACGTGTGCGACACCTATTGCCGGTTTTGCGCCTTCTACCGTCCCCCGGGCCATCCGGAGGGCTACGTGCTGCCCAATGAGGTGATCTTCCAGAAGATCCAGGAGACCGTCGACGTGGGCGGCACGGAGATCCTGATGCAGGGCGGCACGCATCCCGATTTGCCATTCGGCTACTACTTGAATTTGTTGCGCGAGATCAAGCGGCGGTTTCCGCAGATCCACATCCATTCCTTTTCTCCTGCCGAAATCTGGAAAATGGTTGAGGTGTCCGGGCTTTCGCTGGAGGAGGTCATCCGCCAGCTCAAGGAGGCGGGGCTCGATTCGATCCCGGGCGGCGGGGCGGAGATTCTCGACGACCGCACGCGCCTGCGCATCAGCCGCAAGAAGGGGTCGTGGACGAAGTGGATGGAGGTGATGCAGACGGCCCACCGTCTCGGCCTGCACACCACGGCCACGATGGTGATCGGCTTTGGCGAGACGCTCGAGGAGCGCGTGCTGCATCTGCTCCGCATCCGCCAGGCCCAGGACGAGACGCGCGGCTTTCTCGCCTTCATCGTCTGGACGTTCCAGCCGGAAAACACCCGCCTCCCGCGGGAGAAGCTGCCGCCGGAAGAGTACCTCAAGGCGGTGGCCATCAGCCGCCTGATGCTCGACAACATCCCCAATTTCCAGTCCTCGTGGGTGACGATGGGGCCGGAGATCGGCAAGCTGTCGCTCTCCTATGGCTGCAACGATTTCGGCAGCACGATGATCGAGGAAAACGTCGTCTCCGCCGCCGCCTGCACGCACAAGGTGAACACCAACCTGATCCTGCGCCTGATCCGCGAGGCCGGCAAAATTCCTGCCCAGCGCAACACGCGGTACGAGATTCTGCGCGTGTTCCGGGAAGGGGAAACCGTCGAGCGAGACTTTGTGATGCAAAATTGA